ATGCGCAGGGCGGTGTTACCGGCCGCATCTTTCGATACGCCGATAATACGACCTGGCATGGAGCGCTTGAATTCATCTTTTGCGGCGAAGAAGGCCGCGTGTGGACCGCCGTAACCCATCGGCACGCCGAAGCGCTGCGCAGAGCCGAAGACGATGTCCGCACCCTGTTTACCCGGGGCGGTTAACAGCACCAGCGCCATGAAATCGGCCGCCACGCTGACGACAACTTTGCGCGCTTTCAGCCCGGCAATCAGCGTACTGTAGTCATGCACTTCACCGGTGGTGCCAACCTGCTGCAACAGCACGCCGAACACATCCTGGTGATCCAGCACTTTATCGGCATCATCAACAATCACCTCAAAGCCAAACGTCTCTGCACGGGTACGCACCACGTCCAGGGTTTGCGGGTGAACGTCGGCCGCGACGAAGAAGCGGTTTGCGCCTTTCAGCTTGCTGACGCGTTTTGCCATGGCCATGGCTTCTGCAGCGGCGGTGGCTTCATCCAGCAGCGAAGCCGAGGCGATGTCGAGACCGGTCAGATCCAGCGTGACCTGCTGGAAATTGAGCAGCGCTTCCAGACGCCCCTGAGACACTTCCGGCTGATAAGGGGTATAGGCTGTGTACCAGCCCGGGTTTTCCAGCATGTTACGCAGGATCACCGGCGGTAACTGCACGTTGGTGTAGCCCATGCCAATGTAAGACTTAAAGCGCTTGTTCAGGCTGGCAATGCCTTTCAGTTCCGCCAGCGCGGCGTATTCAGTGGTCGATTCCCCCACCTGCGGCGGCGTGGCGAGCTGAATATCCTTTGGCACAATCTGGCCGATCAAGGCGTTGAGCGAATCCGCGCCAACCGTCTTCAGCATCTCCTGCTGTTGCTGAGCATCCGGCCCAATGTGACGTTCAATGAAGGCGCCACGGTTTTCAAGCTGGCTTAAAGTCTGTGTCATGAGCGATGGTTCCTGAAACGTGCAGTGAATCGTAGTTGTCTGTAACTCTGTTACCCGGTGGCGCTAACGCTTACCGGGCCTACGTTGTCTCGCCTCTCCCTGAATGGGAGAGGGAGAAAACGCTTATTCGTCTTCTAACAGTGCTTCATAGGCTGTTGCATCCAGCAGGGCGGCAACTTCCGCTTCGTCGCTGGCTTTGATTTTGAAGATCCAGCCTTCGCCGTAAGGCTCGCTGTTGACCAGCTCCGGTGAGTCGCTCAGCGCGTCGTTAACCGCCACGATTTCGCCGCCGACCGGAGCATAGATGTCAGATGCCGCTTTTACGGACTCGGCTACCGCGCAGTCGTCGCCTGCGGTGACGGTCGCGCCCACTTCCGGCAGATCCACAAAGACCATGTCACCTAACAGCTCCTGAGCATGTTCGGTGATCCCAACGGTATAAGTGCCGTCGGCTTCTTTGCGCAGCCACTCATGTTCTTTGCTGTATTTCAGTTCTGCTGGCACATTGCTCATTGAATTTCTCCTGATAAAAATAATTAGGCGACCGGTTTACCGGCGCGAACAAAAATCGGTTTGGTCACGCGGACCGGCATTTCGCGGTTGCGGATCTGCACCACGGCAGTCTCGCCAATGCCCGCCGGAACACGCGCCAGAGCAATACTGTAACCCAGCGTCGGAGAGAAGGTGCCGCTGGTGATAATGCCTTCGCAGTGGTTGCCGTTCGCATCGGTGAAACGTACCGGCAGCTCGCCGCGCAGGACGCCTTTTTCGGTCATCACCAGGCCAACCAGCTGTTCGGTGCCCTTCTCGCGCTGCATTTCCAGCGCTTCACGGCCGATAAAGTCGCGATCGGCAGGTTCCCAGGCGATGGTCCAGCCCATGTTGGCCGCCAGCGGAGAGACGCCTTCGTCCATCTCCTGACCGTATAAATTCATACCGGCTTCCAGACGCAGCGTATCGCGCGCGCCGAGCCCCGCCGGTTTAACGCCCGCTTCCACCAGCGCACGCCAGAAATCGGCCGCTTTTTCGTTCGGCATCGCAATTTCATAGCCCGCTTCACCGGTGTAGCCGGTGGTCGCCACAAACAGAT
This DNA window, taken from Leclercia adecarboxylata, encodes the following:
- the gcvH gene encoding glycine cleavage system protein GcvH, translated to MSNVPAELKYSKEHEWLRKEADGTYTVGITEHAQELLGDMVFVDLPEVGATVTAGDDCAVAESVKAASDIYAPVGGEIVAVNDALSDSPELVNSEPYGEGWIFKIKASDEAEVAALLDATAYEALLEDE
- the gcvT gene encoding glycine cleavage system aminomethyltransferase GcvT; translated protein: MAQQTPLYEQHTLCGARMVDFHGWMMPLHYGSQIDEHHAVRTDAGMFDVSHMTIVDLHGSRTREFLRYLLANDVAKLTKPGKALYSGMLNASGGVIDDLIVYYLSDDFFRLVVNSATREKDLSWITQHAEPYAIDITVRDDLSLIAVQGPNAQAKAASLFSDEQRQATEGMKPFFGVQTGDLFVATTGYTGEAGYEIAMPNEKAADFWRALVEAGVKPAGLGARDTLRLEAGMNLYGQEMDEGVSPLAANMGWTIAWEPADRDFIGREALEMQREKGTEQLVGLVMTEKGVLRGELPVRFTDANGNHCEGIITSGTFSPTLGYSIALARVPAGIGETAVVQIRNREMPVRVTKPIFVRAGKPVA